In Prunus dulcis chromosome 1, ALMONDv2, whole genome shotgun sequence, the following are encoded in one genomic region:
- the LOC117612747 gene encoding protein CMSS1 — protein MASGKAKNLSKLSLRNPKNKGKTLGPNNTKRKKEKKEKKKKQRVNNQNPIEDKASNQNTQNSNNNNSLSNATKPQPASASAQLSFFLDQFQSGNGIKISSLELESVNDKCILDLSESLDQDVSLLGKHVMAAFGPSWKEELCEKHLLDGKIDPGSPAILIISTSALRSIELLRGLRALTKECHAAKLFSKHMKVEEQVSLLKNRVNIASGTPNRIKKLIDIEALGLSRLSVIVLDTHPDVKGYSLFTLPQVRDEFWDLYKSYFHDRLLQGSLCLGLYGPLSYGNELKGKKRSPIE, from the exons ATGGCGAGCGGAAAAGCAAAGAACCTTTCAAAGCTGTCTCTCAGAAACCCTAAGAATAAGGGTAAAACGCTTGGCCCCAACAACaccaagaggaagaaggagaagaaggagaagaagaagaagcaacgGGTCAACAATCAAAACCCAATCGAAGACAAAGCTAGCAATCAAAACACCCaaaacagcaacaacaacaacagttTGAGCAATGCTACGAAGCCACAACCGGCATCGGCTTCAGCCCAGCTCAGCTTCTTTCTGGATCAATTTCAATCTGGCAATGGCATTAAGATTTCTTCTCTCGAGTTGGAGTCCGTCAATG ACAAGTGTATTCTGGATCTCTCTGAAAGCTTGGATCAAGATGTCAGCCTCTTGGGGAAACATGTGATGGCAGCTTTTGGTCCATCATGGAAAGAAGAACTTTGTGAAAAGCATCTCTTGGATGGAAAAATTGATCCTGGTAGTCCGGCAATTCTTATTATTAGTACATCTGCCCTGAGGTCAATAGAACTTCTAAG GGGCTTGCGGGCGTTGACTAAAGAATGCCATGCAGCAAAGCTGTTCTCTAAGCATATGAAGGTTGAAGAACAG GTATCCTTGTTAAAGAACCGCGTTAATATCGCTAGTGGTACGCCAAACAG GATAAAGAAGCTAATTGACATTGAGGCATTGGGGCTGTCTCGGTTATCAGTGATTGTACTGGACACGCACCCAGATGTCAAGGGGTATTCCCTCTTTACGCTTCCACAAGTCAG AGATGAATTCTGGGACTTGTATAAGAGCTATTTTCATGATCGTCTACTCCAGGGTTCCTTGTGTCTTGGTTTGTACGGTCCATTATCATATGGGAATGAGcttaaagggaaaaagaggAGCCCTATTGAATAA